Proteins encoded together in one Chitinophaga varians window:
- a CDS encoding SusC/RagA family TonB-linked outer membrane protein, which yields MKKKFFRIFIFFVLSIIAHFNTNAQNKILKGTVTDDKNAAVIGASIGVKGTVIGTSSNEAGAFTLSVPPGADSIVVSMVGFKRQVVAITGTTLHIQLESSSTGLEEVVVVGYGTQKKADLTAPITTVNTENMLKRTTASPMEALQGSVPGVQVVTSGAPGSSPNVRIRGVGSFNNENPLYVVDGMFVNDISFLNPNDIADMSILKDASGAAIYGVRAANGVVLITTKKGKTNMKTRVTYNGYVGVQKPTHVLKMANGQQYTAFSLQRGSVADTGTVLLSSQKYGGSGLNPTTSTDWYDVILRKSALLTNHGIDIQGGSDKITYSMGLNYTYQDGILNALNNFKRYNGRLQLEARAFPWLKVGFSAIFNNSVTYSPNSSAFLDAYTASPLFPVYDSTNVNAFPVKFTAPSVIGRSDDKNPMASAYYNYDRSKAFQVLPTIYAEAGFWENKITFRSQLSQIYGSLLGTKYRPVMNLGPGAGSTVSHLTSIQERTTNYILDNLLTYKDSKGLHHWSVLLGQSTREERWRQTRTEADNVPNVEESWYAGQGTPSAAYYGENGTRNAGLSYFTRATYDFDNKYLLTATFRADGSSKYQTKWGYFPSVGLGWVLSKEAFMKDQRIFDFLKLRGSWGQLGNDGVNANAGYAIVKTGNSTSAVFGSTGGANGEYVPGYSVNRFFTDISWEVVTEWDGGVDFEMFKGKLSGSVDYYNRKTTKAAFYRPFPFTYTTIYGNWADMQNSGWDFALNWKDKIGQVGYSIGANLSTLKNKVTNLGTLPSSTSGFPEWTAEFPNRILVGEPINYFYGYEFTGVYQTQQEINNDPVAVHYNQTSSSPILPGFPKYKDQNGDGVLDDKDRINMGSYLPKMTYGFNIGLTYKQFDFSIAFQGVSGNKIFNLNRGRLYKASTSLNLDEKFASSLWTGPGSTNAYPSAYALGQGWFKVSNSFFVESGAYLRIQNIQLGYNFNVGKKSPVGMRVFATADRPFLFTRYNGFTPEVGTNTSGGYPVSGYDANVYPVSSTYSLGVRATF from the coding sequence ATGAAAAAAAAGTTCTTTAGAATTTTTATCTTCTTTGTGCTTTCCATTATCGCCCATTTTAACACCAATGCCCAAAACAAAATCTTAAAAGGTACTGTGACGGATGACAAAAATGCAGCTGTCATCGGGGCTTCCATAGGCGTGAAAGGTACGGTTATCGGTACCTCCAGCAATGAAGCAGGAGCTTTTACCCTTTCTGTGCCTCCCGGGGCAGACTCCATTGTTGTGTCGATGGTAGGTTTTAAGCGCCAGGTGGTCGCTATCACCGGTACTACTTTACATATTCAGCTGGAATCTTCCAGCACCGGGCTGGAAGAAGTAGTGGTAGTAGGTTATGGTACGCAGAAGAAGGCCGACCTCACCGCACCGATCACCACCGTGAATACGGAAAACATGCTGAAGCGGACTACCGCTTCACCTATGGAGGCGCTGCAGGGAAGCGTCCCCGGCGTGCAGGTAGTCACCAGCGGCGCCCCGGGCAGTTCCCCGAACGTCCGTATCAGAGGGGTGGGATCATTTAATAATGAAAATCCATTATATGTGGTGGACGGCATGTTTGTCAATGACATCAGCTTTCTTAATCCCAACGATATTGCTGACATGTCCATTCTCAAAGATGCGTCCGGTGCAGCCATCTATGGGGTGCGTGCGGCCAACGGCGTGGTGTTGATCACCACCAAAAAAGGAAAAACCAATATGAAGACCCGCGTGACCTACAATGGCTATGTAGGTGTGCAGAAACCGACGCATGTCCTGAAAATGGCCAACGGTCAGCAATACACGGCATTTTCCCTGCAAAGAGGTTCCGTTGCGGACACCGGCACAGTGCTGTTGTCTTCCCAGAAATACGGGGGTAGTGGCCTGAATCCCACCACCAGCACCGACTGGTACGATGTGATACTAAGAAAAAGCGCTCTGCTGACAAACCATGGAATTGATATCCAGGGAGGAAGTGACAAGATAACTTATTCCATGGGGCTCAACTATACTTATCAGGATGGTATCCTGAATGCGCTGAACAACTTCAAAAGATATAACGGACGGCTCCAGCTGGAAGCCCGGGCATTCCCCTGGCTGAAGGTGGGCTTCTCTGCTATCTTTAATAATTCGGTCACCTACAGTCCCAACAGCTCCGCATTCCTGGACGCCTATACGGCCTCCCCGTTGTTCCCGGTGTATGACAGCACCAACGTGAACGCCTTCCCGGTAAAATTCACCGCCCCTTCGGTGATCGGAAGATCTGATGATAAAAACCCGATGGCCTCCGCCTATTATAATTATGACCGGTCAAAAGCATTCCAGGTGCTACCGACCATATATGCAGAAGCAGGTTTCTGGGAAAATAAAATCACTTTCCGGTCGCAGTTAAGCCAGATATACGGTTCCTTACTGGGAACAAAATACAGGCCTGTGATGAACCTCGGCCCCGGCGCCGGTTCTACGGTATCTCACCTGACATCCATCCAGGAGCGGACCACCAATTATATATTGGACAACCTGCTGACCTATAAGGACAGCAAAGGGCTGCACCACTGGAGCGTACTGCTGGGACAATCAACCAGGGAAGAGCGCTGGCGCCAGACACGGACAGAAGCAGACAATGTGCCTAACGTGGAAGAGTCCTGGTACGCCGGCCAGGGTACCCCCAGCGCTGCCTACTACGGAGAGAATGGCACCCGCAATGCAGGTCTGTCCTATTTTACCCGCGCTACCTACGACTTTGACAATAAATACCTGCTGACCGCCACCTTCCGCGCAGACGGCAGTTCCAAGTACCAGACCAAATGGGGATACTTCCCGTCTGTAGGCCTGGGATGGGTTCTCAGCAAAGAAGCATTTATGAAGGACCAGCGCATCTTCGATTTCTTAAAACTCAGAGGCAGCTGGGGCCAGCTGGGTAATGACGGTGTAAATGCCAACGCGGGCTATGCGATCGTTAAAACCGGTAACAGCACTTCCGCGGTATTCGGCAGCACCGGCGGCGCCAACGGGGAGTATGTGCCGGGCTATTCTGTGAACCGGTTCTTTACAGACATCAGCTGGGAAGTGGTGACAGAGTGGGATGGTGGCGTTGACTTTGAAATGTTCAAAGGGAAATTAAGCGGCTCTGTCGACTATTACAACAGAAAAACCACTAAAGCTGCCTTCTATCGTCCATTCCCCTTTACTTACACCACTATTTACGGCAACTGGGCTGATATGCAGAACAGTGGCTGGGACTTCGCCCTGAACTGGAAAGACAAAATAGGTCAGGTAGGTTATTCCATTGGCGCCAATCTGTCGACCTTAAAAAACAAGGTCACCAATTTAGGAACGCTCCCCAGCTCTACCAGCGGCTTCCCTGAGTGGACCGCAGAGTTTCCCAATCGTATATTGGTAGGTGAACCGATCAACTATTTCTACGGATACGAATTTACCGGAGTTTACCAAACACAACAGGAGATTAATAATGACCCTGTAGCTGTCCATTATAATCAGACATCTTCGTCGCCTATCCTTCCCGGTTTCCCTAAATATAAAGACCAGAACGGCGACGGTGTGCTGGATGACAAAGACCGTATCAACATGGGAAGCTATCTTCCTAAAATGACCTATGGTTTCAACATCGGGCTTACCTATAAGCAGTTCGATTTCAGCATCGCTTTCCAGGGCGTGTCCGGAAACAAAATATTCAACCTGAACAGGGGAAGGCTTTACAAAGCGTCCACCTCGCTGAACCTGGATGAAAAATTTGCCAGCAGCCTGTGGACCGGCCCGGGTTCTACCAACGCCTACCCTTCTGCGTACGCACTGGGACAGGGCTGGTTTAAAGTCAGCAATTCCTTTTTCGTAGAAAGCGGCGCTTACCTGCGTATCCAGAATATCCAGCTGGGTTACAATTTTAATGTGGGCAAAAAATCCCCTGTTGGAATGAGAGTGTTTGCCACCGCTGACAGGCCGTTCCTGTTTACCCGGTACAATGGTTTCACGCCTGAAGTAGGCACCAATACCAGCGGCGGTTACCCGGTGTCAGGTTATGACGCGAACGTTTATCCCGTTTCCTCCACTTACAGCTTAGGTGTCAGGGCTACTTTCTAA
- a CDS encoding triple tyrosine motif-containing protein encodes MTRTLLNMLFFFGLLSTYCHAVHAQNGTGIPAVVNYTKFDYHGGSQNWDIAQDKQGVMYFANNEGLLSFDGSHWKLYPLPNNTVIWSLAISDDGKIYVGGQDEIGYFSPGPNGILTYTSLKNKIPEQHTRFADVWHIAMMGNRIFFQADDRIFEYNGQSVRVHLSGSQWLFMARAGDRIYASDRVAGLMQLNEGQWTPLPESKKLAGVLIAGMVPVGKDSVFIVTRTNGIFLLHDNTITTQNFTGHNNLYINTTAKINDAEFAMATSSGGCLVVNIKNNEWQSFSDGQGLQNNNALSIFVDANSNLWTGLNSGISYINYNSAMRYLQIGKANNLPGYSTRIFHNRLYVGTSNGLYSAPLPGNSEVRVTKDDFSLVKNTENREAWNLHDINGHLLLGNDIGSYDVQGTEAHLLSGGTGSWYFLPLSSVYPAQDIVVGTYNGLKRLRYESDNFKDEGKMDGLPDSYRFMALDNNGDIWASHPYRGIYRFSLSQDKKKYTSRLYTSNDGLPSALNNFVFKIKNRILFATAHGLYEFNPQTNRFSPSAFLAAVLGNIKIHYLTEDKEGNIWFSNEKGTGVIHFFPADATSNPNVIYFPELTGQLLPKFENIYIYNRENVFIGYEKGLIHLDYKRYAAAKPNVTIRLGMVKCTGKADSTIFGGYHHVGDGELPSLPAAFNAFHFEYSSPSYESRKSIEYSYQLEGYDSDWSAWDTKTEKDYTNLSNGKYIFKIKARDNQHNESAVATYSFVIRAPWYKTVWAILGYLSLFAGLIWLIQRHQQHKLLVQQQKFEEEQKRLKYIHHLELEKNEKEIIKLQNEKLAQEILLKKKELANTSMHLMEKADTLTKIKEKVSRLTQETNNDHDIKSITDLIRDTEKINANWDAFAAHFDELNDGFLNKLKKQYPQLTNTDLKMCTYIKLNLTTKEVSQLLNITVRGVEVSRYRIRKKIGLQTEQSLSNFLNQI; translated from the coding sequence ATGACGAGGACCTTGCTTAATATGCTGTTTTTCTTCGGGCTGTTGTCAACATACTGCCATGCTGTACACGCCCAAAACGGAACAGGTATTCCCGCAGTGGTCAACTACACCAAATTCGATTATCACGGCGGCAGCCAGAACTGGGACATTGCACAGGACAAGCAAGGGGTCATGTATTTTGCCAACAATGAAGGACTGCTAAGTTTCGACGGCAGTCACTGGAAATTATACCCGCTGCCCAACAATACCGTGATATGGTCCCTGGCTATCAGCGATGACGGGAAAATCTATGTCGGAGGACAAGACGAAATAGGGTACTTCTCCCCCGGCCCGAATGGCATATTGACATATACCTCTTTAAAAAACAAAATTCCGGAACAGCATACCAGGTTCGCCGATGTATGGCATATTGCCATGATGGGCAACCGGATCTTTTTCCAGGCCGACGACCGCATCTTCGAATACAACGGTCAATCCGTCCGGGTACATCTGTCCGGTTCCCAATGGCTGTTCATGGCCCGCGCCGGCGACCGGATCTACGCGTCAGACCGGGTGGCAGGACTGATGCAATTGAACGAAGGCCAGTGGACGCCACTGCCGGAGAGTAAAAAGCTGGCGGGCGTGCTTATTGCCGGTATGGTGCCTGTCGGAAAAGACAGTGTTTTCATTGTGACGAGGACCAACGGTATCTTTTTATTGCATGATAATACCATCACCACACAAAATTTTACCGGGCATAATAATTTATATATCAACACCACCGCTAAAATCAACGACGCCGAATTTGCCATGGCCACTTCCTCCGGCGGATGCCTGGTAGTCAACATAAAAAATAATGAATGGCAGAGCTTTTCTGATGGACAGGGGCTTCAAAACAACAATGCATTGAGCATTTTCGTGGACGCCAACAGTAACCTGTGGACCGGATTAAACAGCGGGATCAGTTATATCAATTACAACTCCGCCATGAGGTACCTTCAGATCGGCAAAGCCAACAACCTGCCCGGATATTCCACACGGATATTCCATAACCGGCTGTATGTGGGTACTTCCAACGGGTTATACAGCGCGCCCTTGCCCGGCAATAGTGAAGTGCGTGTAACAAAAGATGATTTCTCGCTCGTCAAAAACACAGAGAACCGCGAAGCCTGGAACCTCCATGACATCAACGGGCACCTGCTGTTGGGCAATGACATCGGCAGTTATGACGTACAGGGCACCGAAGCCCATCTCCTTTCCGGTGGCACCGGCAGCTGGTATTTTCTGCCACTGTCTTCCGTATATCCGGCACAGGATATCGTTGTAGGCACCTACAACGGCCTGAAACGGCTCCGCTATGAAAGCGATAACTTTAAAGACGAAGGCAAAATGGACGGCCTGCCCGATTCCTACCGCTTTATGGCCCTGGACAACAACGGAGACATCTGGGCATCTCACCCCTACCGCGGCATTTATCGCTTCAGCTTATCACAAGACAAGAAAAAATACACGTCCCGGCTGTACACATCCAACGACGGGCTGCCTTCTGCGTTAAATAACTTCGTCTTCAAGATAAAAAACCGGATCCTCTTCGCCACCGCCCACGGCCTCTATGAATTTAATCCACAGACAAACCGGTTTTCCCCTTCGGCGTTCCTCGCTGCGGTGTTGGGCAACATAAAAATACACTACCTGACAGAAGACAAAGAAGGCAACATCTGGTTTAGCAACGAAAAAGGAACAGGGGTCATCCATTTTTTCCCTGCCGATGCCACCAGCAACCCAAATGTTATCTACTTCCCCGAACTGACCGGACAACTTCTTCCGAAGTTTGAAAACATATATATCTATAACCGGGAAAACGTATTCATTGGTTATGAAAAAGGCCTGATACACCTGGATTACAAAAGATATGCGGCAGCGAAACCCAATGTTACCATTCGTTTAGGTATGGTAAAATGTACCGGCAAAGCTGATAGTACCATCTTTGGCGGTTATCATCATGTTGGCGACGGGGAACTCCCCTCATTGCCCGCTGCCTTTAATGCCTTTCATTTTGAATACAGTTCCCCCTCCTACGAGTCCCGCAAAAGCATTGAGTACAGCTACCAACTGGAAGGCTATGACAGCGACTGGTCGGCCTGGGACACTAAAACGGAAAAAGATTATACAAACCTGTCAAACGGAAAATATATCTTCAAAATCAAAGCCCGCGACAACCAACACAATGAATCTGCTGTAGCGACCTACAGCTTTGTGATCAGAGCGCCCTGGTACAAAACCGTCTGGGCCATACTGGGCTACCTGTCCCTCTTCGCCGGCCTGATATGGCTGATACAAAGACACCAGCAGCATAAATTACTGGTACAACAGCAAAAGTTCGAGGAAGAGCAAAAAAGACTGAAATACATCCACCACCTGGAGCTGGAGAAAAACGAAAAGGAAATCATCAAACTTCAGAATGAAAAATTAGCACAGGAGATCCTGCTGAAGAAAAAAGAACTGGCCAATACCAGTATGCACCTGATGGAAAAAGCCGACACCCTCACCAAGATAAAGGAGAAAGTGTCCCGCCTTACCCAGGAAACGAACAATGACCACGATATCAAAAGCATCACTGACCTGATCAGGGACACGGAGAAGATCAATGCCAACTGGGATGCATTTGCCGCACATTTTGACGAACTCAATGATGGTTTCCTGAACAAACTGAAAAAACAATACCCGCAGCTCACCAATACCGATCTGAAGATGTGTACCTACATCAAGCTGAATTTAACCACCAAGGAGGTCTCCCAGCTGCTTAATATTACCGTCCGGGGTGTGGAAGTAAGCCGGTACAGGATCAGAAAAAAAATCGGCCTGCAAACGGAGCAGTCATTGAGTAATTTCCTGAACCAGATTTAA
- a CDS encoding alpha/beta hydrolase family protein: MLTAQKGIDTAYAAQIGDFRQWITMKGDNRNAPLLLWLHGGPGASAISYADRFTNKLRKHFIVVQWDQRGTGKTATLSPDAPLLLAAIHEDVQKVIIHLLQHYNRKKLFLAGNSWGGYLAIQAADKAPGLIYACILISPGIAMGESEKLSLRFVTSEAQKRDDQKAQTEIASIHYPFEREEDIFLLRKWMFTYHGQKVYKALPPQEEYLKLARPWMSVIKQYNDFNPITEIKEIKCPLYFLLGKDDYITHPEVAEQFYNSVTAPKKKLYWYNAGHMITLQQPGKMQNTIIEEILPAAAN, translated from the coding sequence ATGCTTACCGCACAAAAAGGCATAGATACGGCTTATGCCGCACAAATTGGAGATTTCCGGCAATGGATAACTATGAAGGGAGATAATCGTAATGCACCATTGTTATTGTGGTTGCACGGAGGACCGGGAGCTTCTGCCATTTCCTACGCCGACAGGTTTACCAATAAACTTCGCAAGCACTTTATCGTTGTGCAATGGGACCAGCGAGGAACAGGGAAAACAGCGACGCTAAGCCCTGACGCTCCACTCTTATTGGCTGCCATACACGAAGATGTACAGAAAGTCATCATACATCTCCTGCAACACTATAACCGGAAAAAACTGTTTCTGGCCGGTAATTCCTGGGGAGGATACCTTGCTATACAGGCAGCGGACAAAGCTCCCGGACTGATTTATGCCTGTATCCTGATCAGCCCGGGTATTGCCATGGGAGAAAGCGAAAAATTGTCTCTCCGGTTTGTGACATCAGAAGCGCAGAAAAGAGATGATCAGAAAGCGCAGACCGAAATAGCATCTATCCATTATCCATTTGAGCGGGAAGAAGATATTTTCCTGCTGCGGAAATGGATGTTCACCTATCATGGACAGAAAGTTTACAAAGCCCTTCCTCCGCAAGAAGAATATTTGAAACTGGCAAGGCCCTGGATGAGTGTTATTAAGCAGTATAATGACTTCAACCCGATAACAGAAATAAAGGAAATCAAATGCCCTTTATATTTTCTGCTGGGCAAAGATGATTATATCACACATCCGGAAGTGGCCGAACAGTTCTATAACAGCGTTACAGCTCCCAAAAAAAAGCTGTACTGGTATAACGCCGGTCACATGATCACACTACAACAACCGGGAAAGATGCAAAACACTATTATAGAAGAAATTCTTCCCGCCGCCGCAAACTAA
- a CDS encoding SpoIID/LytB domain-containing protein, translating into MRKQFLMITLAGCAIASSCEKKDTAGNPDHPSNAKTTRISFTVTDVVTGFAVPDAAITVKAPDGKESRLTAGKNGEVSFPATNGKFTFVISGQGYNQLETYFSAGEDSVIRAQVHLDPQVNTAAARNTENANTVTISGYLSDATAHAPLADVALDLGGHTARTDSRGYFSTTFPVEAPAADLSVKPATITLSAARPGYVTHVLKNFYLIPGAYTFKIALRDAGAQAAQADGRTGNEEVEYLSQGMLDRTAGDAQQREALAVAAERSMAANGKAAAALSLPASIRVGLNCSCLTCSSVQVMSLESYTGTGLDNEWISSWKAASLQAGAVAYRSYGAWHVLHPIKSNYDISSTTCSQVWGSQTASSCINAASATAGVYLSQNGAIFRSEYSAENNNAGCGDGYSGTGSSWPCISDARCAGRATSGHGRGMCQWGSSFWASDKDYRWILNHYYNPGGVVVQ; encoded by the coding sequence ATGAGAAAACAATTCCTGATGATCACCCTCGCCGGTTGCGCTATTGCCAGCTCCTGCGAAAAGAAGGACACTGCCGGTAATCCGGACCATCCGTCCAATGCTAAAACCACCCGTATATCGTTCACCGTTACAGACGTTGTTACCGGTTTTGCCGTCCCGGATGCTGCCATTACGGTGAAAGCGCCTGATGGAAAAGAAAGCCGGCTGACAGCCGGAAAAAATGGTGAGGTATCCTTCCCGGCCACCAACGGGAAATTCACTTTCGTGATAAGCGGGCAGGGATATAACCAACTGGAAACCTATTTCTCCGCCGGTGAAGATTCCGTTATCCGCGCGCAGGTCCACCTGGACCCTCAGGTGAATACCGCTGCTGCGAGGAACACGGAAAATGCCAATACCGTCACCATCAGCGGATATTTGAGCGATGCTACCGCCCATGCGCCCCTGGCGGATGTGGCGCTGGACCTGGGCGGCCATACGGCCAGAACAGACAGCAGGGGCTATTTCAGCACCACTTTCCCTGTTGAAGCGCCTGCGGCCGATCTGTCTGTAAAACCCGCAACCATCACCCTCAGTGCTGCCAGGCCAGGGTACGTTACACATGTATTGAAGAATTTCTACCTTATACCCGGCGCCTATACGTTTAAGATCGCGCTCCGTGATGCCGGAGCACAGGCCGCGCAGGCTGATGGCAGGACCGGCAACGAAGAGGTGGAATACCTGAGCCAGGGAATGCTGGACAGAACAGCCGGCGATGCACAACAGCGCGAAGCGTTGGCTGTCGCTGCAGAACGTAGCATGGCGGCCAACGGAAAGGCAGCTGCTGCATTGAGCCTGCCTGCCAGTATCCGCGTAGGGCTCAACTGCTCCTGCCTTACCTGTAGCAGCGTACAGGTCATGAGCCTGGAATCCTATACCGGAACAGGACTTGACAACGAGTGGATTTCCAGCTGGAAAGCCGCTTCCCTGCAGGCGGGCGCGGTAGCTTACCGCTCTTACGGCGCATGGCATGTGCTGCATCCGATAAAAAGCAACTATGATATCTCCAGTACCACCTGCTCACAGGTATGGGGCAGCCAGACCGCTTCGTCCTGCATCAATGCAGCCAGTGCTACCGCAGGTGTCTACCTGTCACAGAACGGCGCTATTTTCAGGTCAGAGTATTCCGCTGAAAACAACAATGCCGGCTGTGGCGACGGATATAGCGGCACCGGCAGTTCATGGCCCTGCATCTCTGATGCCCGTTGCGCCGGACGCGCCACCAGCGGCCATGGCAGAGGCATGTGCCAGTGGGGCTCCAGCTTCTGGGCCAGTGATAAAGATTATCGCTGGATACTGAACCATTACTATAATCCTGGTGGGGTAGTAGTGCAGTAA
- a CDS encoding thioredoxin family protein, producing the protein MKKLLLLASWLPLMAVAQDKGMHFEHGTSWAEVKAKAKAENKYIFVDCYTTWCGPCKYMSANIFPQESVGNFMNARYINVKVQMDQTDKDGEDVKKWYTDARQIEKDYSIRAYPTFLVFGPDGQIVDRQVGGADAEQFIERCAASLEPAKQYYPQLAKYQGGQRDTAFLRKLAYLALEKYDQANANAVAKDYLSQQKDLYTPVNINFVSKFTQSSKDPGFDMFLHHADKVNKVLGAGKAEEKVLAIAANEEVYPRLRTKDNTAPDWAGIEKDVKAKYPAIAEELILKSKVRYYVFTKDADHAVTSIVAYMKKYGHKADPQSLNEYAWTIFEKCNDAKCIEEALEWSKRSFKDNEIPAFMDTYANLLYKAGKKSDALVWEEKAMNKADGDEKKNYESTLEKMKKGEKYWD; encoded by the coding sequence ATGAAGAAACTCCTCTTGTTAGCCTCCTGGTTACCTTTAATGGCTGTAGCACAGGATAAGGGCATGCATTTCGAGCACGGCACCAGCTGGGCTGAAGTAAAAGCCAAAGCAAAAGCAGAGAACAAGTACATTTTTGTGGACTGTTACACCACCTGGTGCGGTCCCTGCAAGTACATGTCTGCCAACATTTTCCCCCAGGAGTCGGTGGGCAACTTTATGAATGCCCGGTACATCAATGTAAAGGTACAGATGGACCAAACGGACAAAGACGGTGAAGATGTAAAAAAATGGTATACTGACGCCCGGCAGATAGAAAAGGATTACAGCATACGCGCTTATCCTACTTTCCTGGTGTTTGGACCGGACGGGCAGATCGTAGACCGCCAGGTAGGCGGTGCTGACGCGGAGCAGTTCATCGAAAGATGTGCCGCTTCCCTGGAGCCGGCCAAACAATACTATCCGCAGCTGGCTAAATACCAGGGTGGCCAGAGAGATACCGCTTTTCTGCGTAAGCTGGCTTACCTGGCGCTGGAAAAATATGATCAGGCCAATGCCAATGCGGTGGCCAAAGATTATCTCAGTCAACAAAAAGACCTCTATACACCTGTCAATATCAACTTTGTGAGCAAATTCACCCAAAGCTCCAAAGATCCGGGTTTTGATATGTTCCTGCATCATGCGGACAAAGTGAACAAGGTGCTGGGCGCTGGCAAAGCAGAAGAGAAAGTACTGGCGATTGCGGCCAACGAAGAAGTATATCCCCGTCTGCGCACCAAAGACAACACTGCGCCGGACTGGGCCGGCATTGAAAAAGATGTGAAAGCCAAATACCCTGCTATCGCAGAAGAGCTGATACTGAAATCCAAAGTCAGGTACTACGTATTTACCAAAGATGCAGACCACGCTGTGACCAGCATCGTGGCCTATATGAAAAAATACGGCCACAAAGCAGATCCACAGTCACTGAACGAATATGCCTGGACCATCTTCGAAAAATGCAATGACGCCAAATGCATAGAAGAGGCGTTGGAATGGAGCAAACGTTCTTTCAAAGACAATGAGATCCCTGCTTTTATGGACACTTATGCCAACCTGCTGTATAAAGCCGGTAAAAAGTCGGATGCCCTGGTATGGGAAGAAAAAGCCATGAACAAGGCTGACGGCGACGAGAAAAAGAACTATGAATCTACCCTTGAAAAAATGAAAAAAGGGGAGAAATACTGGGACTGA
- a CDS encoding GrpB family protein has product MSVDRNLYNIPSSLAVADIIHQVESDPNEVPWVQGVPRKEQIHIEDYDSQWPVLFEELKVAVQQALGTTALHIEHVGSTAVAQLPAKPVIDIDVTVADASREEAYVPALETLGYRLEVREPSWYQHRMLRLENPRVNLHVFSPDCPEAIRHILFRNWLREHAEDRDRYAAIKYEAARGVENAGAYNVKKNAVVKAIYERMFTALGLVE; this is encoded by the coding sequence ATGTCTGTTGACCGTAACCTGTATAATATTCCTTCGTCGCTTGCTGTGGCTGATATCATTCACCAGGTGGAATCTGACCCTAATGAAGTGCCCTGGGTGCAAGGGGTTCCCAGGAAAGAACAAATCCACATTGAAGATTATGATTCGCAGTGGCCTGTATTGTTTGAAGAGCTGAAAGTTGCGGTGCAACAGGCCCTCGGCACAACAGCCCTGCATATAGAGCATGTTGGTTCCACCGCGGTGGCACAGCTTCCGGCCAAACCGGTGATAGATATAGACGTGACCGTAGCTGATGCTTCGAGAGAAGAGGCGTATGTTCCTGCCCTTGAAACACTGGGCTACCGGCTGGAAGTCAGAGAGCCCTCGTGGTACCAGCATCGTATGCTCAGGCTGGAAAACCCGCGGGTGAACCTGCATGTTTTCAGTCCTGATTGCCCCGAAGCCATCCGGCATATCCTGTTCCGTAACTGGCTCCGGGAACATGCGGAGGACCGTGACCGTTATGCTGCCATCAAATATGAAGCGGCCCGGGGTGTGGAGAATGCAGGCGCTTACAATGTTAAAAAAAATGCTGTGGTGAAAGCGATCTATGAACGCATGTTCACAGCATTGGGATTGGTGGAATAG
- a CDS encoding helix-turn-helix domain-containing protein, translating to MEKLLYRPFDLQVSAEEQWEKLPLVYHFFEIVHILEGSGSREVNRNKLTFSQGDTFLFTPLDCRGFHSETPTRFCSIRFSEIFISQYKQAQDQERALRWLKQLEHIFFQHNRFQCIQITDPADHRIIGQLIHSMIEEHEQQKEHYQENMQHFISLLLNILARNVADSSRESSRHETEEPLINSMLVHIHTHIGEPDKLKMDYLAASFHLSGNYVSEYFKKFTGVGLQQYISQYRIKLVEQRLLNSALTIGQIADEFGFTDESHLNRVFRKHHGVSPTVFRKPAVKGQVA from the coding sequence ATGGAAAAATTACTGTACCGGCCGTTCGATTTACAGGTGTCAGCAGAAGAGCAGTGGGAGAAACTACCACTGGTATATCACTTTTTTGAGATCGTGCATATACTGGAAGGCAGCGGTTCCCGCGAGGTGAACAGGAACAAACTGACTTTTTCCCAGGGTGATACCTTCCTTTTTACGCCCCTGGATTGCCGGGGATTTCACAGCGAAACACCGACACGTTTCTGTTCGATCCGTTTCTCTGAGATATTTATCTCCCAGTATAAACAGGCACAGGACCAGGAGCGTGCGCTCCGGTGGCTGAAACAACTGGAGCACATATTCTTTCAGCACAACCGCTTTCAGTGTATACAGATCACCGATCCGGCAGACCACCGTATTATCGGGCAGCTGATACACAGCATGATTGAAGAACATGAGCAGCAGAAGGAACACTACCAGGAGAATATGCAACATTTTATCTCGCTGTTGCTCAACATACTGGCCCGCAATGTGGCCGACAGCAGCCGGGAAAGTTCCCGCCATGAGACCGAAGAACCACTGATCAACAGCATGCTGGTACATATACATACGCATATCGGGGAACCGGATAAATTAAAAATGGATTACCTGGCCGCCAGTTTCCATCTTTCCGGCAACTATGTGAGCGAATATTTTAAGAAGTTTACCGGTGTGGGACTGCAACAGTATATCAGCCAGTACCGGATTAAGCTGGTAGAACAGCGGCTGCTCAACAGTGCGCTGACGATAGGCCAGATCGCTGACGAGTTCGGGTTCACCGATGAAAGCCATCTTAACAGGGTGTTCAGAAAGCATCATGGCGTGAGCCCTACCGTGTTCCGTAAACCGGCGGTGAAAGGACAGGTCGCATGA